A single Leptolyngbya sp. 'hensonii' DNA region contains:
- a CDS encoding Uma2 family endonuclease, protein MPLQLLTQPHDSPTEQRVLLHGVDWHQYEALLNVLGDNFPTLRLSYLEATLEIMTNSPEHEALKKMIGMLVEAYLQETRTWFHAGGSTTFRQAAKRRGLEPDECYCLGSKKEFPDLAIEVVITSGLVNKLEIYQGLEVPEVWQWQDHQFSIYHLRPTGYELIVTSELLPDLDMALLARYVQPDDQFNAVMDFREAIRQAEHRSP, encoded by the coding sequence ATGCCGCTTCAACTCCTAACTCAACCCCATGATTCTCCTACGGAACAGCGAGTACTGCTTCATGGTGTGGATTGGCATCAATACGAGGCCCTTCTTAATGTGCTGGGGGACAACTTCCCAACCTTGCGATTGAGCTATCTGGAAGCAACCCTGGAAATTATGACCAACTCTCCAGAGCACGAAGCCTTAAAGAAAATGATTGGGATGCTGGTCGAAGCCTACTTGCAGGAGACACGCACCTGGTTTCATGCTGGGGGTTCCACCACCTTTCGTCAGGCTGCAAAAAGACGAGGCTTAGAACCAGATGAATGCTACTGCTTGGGGTCCAAAAAGGAGTTCCCTGATCTGGCGATCGAGGTTGTGATCACCAGTGGCCTGGTCAACAAGCTGGAGATTTATCAAGGTCTGGAGGTGCCAGAGGTGTGGCAGTGGCAGGATCATCAATTTTCGATTTATCATCTGCGTCCCACCGGATATGAGTTAATCGTCACAAGTGAACTCCTACCAGACCTGGATATGGCTCTGCTAGCTCGGTACGTCCAGCCGGATGATCAGTTTAATGCGGTGATGGACTTTCGTGAAGCAATTCGTCAGGCAGAACACCGATCGCCATAA
- a CDS encoding trypco2 family protein, with protein MALIRLSDAINNLREELNLAQEQGKKSDLKLNISSIEIELEVVAESEGSAGTKVNWWVLGGELALKEKDARKHKLKLTLQALDSSGKAIRVSQEQLERPM; from the coding sequence ATGGCGTTGATCCGATTAAGTGATGCAATAAACAATCTTCGGGAAGAATTAAATCTTGCACAGGAACAGGGCAAGAAATCAGATTTGAAACTCAACATAAGCTCAATTGAGATTGAGCTAGAAGTAGTTGCAGAGAGTGAAGGAAGTGCTGGCACCAAAGTTAATTGGTGGGTACTTGGGGGAGAGCTTGCCTTAAAAGAAAAAGATGCTCGTAAGCATAAGTTAAAATTGACTCTACAGGCTTTAGATAGTAGTGGAAAAGCAATTCGCGTTTCTCAGGAACAATTGGAACGCCCAATGTAA